In Spirochaeta thermophila DSM 6578, the following proteins share a genomic window:
- a CDS encoding Crp/Fnr family transcriptional regulator has protein sequence MAANPLVEKYGQLFPAGRIIFKEGDPGDKMYIIQEGKVRISKQVGGKDHTLAILEKGDFFGEMALVMRSPRTATATAVTDVLALGFTREGFQSMVEKNARIALAIIDKLCRRLNQTNLQLQYLVRRNLKNLILLDLYFVFKGTQGLVRTVPYNQTVHEIALNKEVDAAEVERAIQDLIGRGILERSGNDLVLMDMDGLKAMVDGAER, from the coding sequence ATGGCAGCAAACCCCCTCGTGGAGAAGTACGGGCAACTGTTTCCCGCGGGCAGGATCATCTTCAAGGAAGGAGATCCCGGCGATAAGATGTACATCATCCAGGAAGGCAAGGTGCGGATCTCGAAGCAAGTGGGAGGGAAGGACCATACGCTCGCGATACTCGAGAAAGGGGACTTTTTCGGAGAGATGGCCCTGGTGATGAGATCGCCTCGCACCGCCACGGCCACGGCAGTCACCGATGTGCTCGCCCTGGGCTTCACCCGCGAGGGGTTTCAGAGCATGGTGGAGAAGAACGCGCGTATCGCCCTCGCCATCATCGACAAGCTCTGCCGCAGGCTCAATCAGACCAACCTCCAGCTCCAGTATCTGGTCCGCCGCAACCTCAAGAACCTCATCCTCCTGGATCTCTACTTCGTCTTCAAGGGGACGCAGGGGCTCGTCCGGACCGTCCCCTACAACCAGACCGTGCACGAGATCGCCCTCAACAAGGAGGTGGATGCGGCTGAGGTGGAGCGCGCGATACAGGATCTCATCGGGCGGGGGATCCTGGAGCGATCGGGGAACGATCTCGTGCTCATGGACATGGACGGCCTCAAGGCCATGGTCGACGGGGCCGAAAGATAA